A stretch of the Arachis stenosperma cultivar V10309 chromosome 6, arast.V10309.gnm1.PFL2, whole genome shotgun sequence genome encodes the following:
- the LOC130935452 gene encoding uncharacterized protein LOC130935452, which produces METLVVVAQHRNQFHRSKTQGHARFGSSSPSRDFRGINCRAFQTGTGILPTPLKSDTTSPVTKMASPPSPSPRTPSTIVPDNKPRSKIATPKSAPVAINGKPCRKVADFSEGHHFPGGRCISLSELWAGPTYSNSPPPSSLPIPKFSVRPKRTVSLELPRSPPEIELHPVAKSAPSSPRREHSPSTRGIFANADSATKTLCRILNLNLDGE; this is translated from the coding sequence ATGGAAACGCTTGTTGTTGTGGCACAGCATAGGAACCAATTCCACAGGTCTAAGACCCAAGGCCATGCTAGGTTtggttcttcttctccttctagGGATTTTAGGGGCATCAATTGTAGAGCTTTTCAAACTGGAACTGGTATTCTACCAACACCATTGAAATCTGATACTACTTCACCTGTGACCAAAATGGCATCTCCACCATCACCTTCCCCTAGAACACCATCTACTATTGTCCCAGATAACAAACCCCGCAGCAAAATTGCCACACCAAAGAGTGCCCCAGTTGCTATCAATGGCAAACCGTGTAGAAAGGTTGCTGATTTCAGTGAAGGGCATCATTTTCCTGGGGGAAGATGCATTTCTCTCTCAGAGCTTTGGGCTGGACCTACCTATTCAAATTCGCCGCCACCTAGTTCATTGCCTATCCCGAAATTCTCAGTTAGGCCAAAGAGGACTGTGTCCCTTGAGCTGCCTCGGTCGCCCCCTGAGATTGAGCTGCATCCGGTTGCCAAGTCTGCTCCCTCATCCCCACGCAGGGAGCATTCCCCTTCCACCAGAGGCATCTTTGCTAATGCTGATTCTGCCACGAAGACCCTGTGTCGAATTCTCAATCTTAACTTGGATGGGGAATGA